In the Arachis ipaensis cultivar K30076 chromosome B10, Araip1.1, whole genome shotgun sequence genome, one interval contains:
- the LOC107620322 gene encoding uncharacterized protein LOC107620322 — translation MVKEEWRGLGDIQFTDKLKALTTPLGRWHKANFGGMDNKITKFEEEIKRIDDMVSNSGYDETLEARRKVLVSCCERWYVRKEVHWKQISRSRHAKEMDKNTRYFHNIASARRRNNRIDILVINGRQVKNQARIKIAIREFYKDLYHQEASPMMGFRDGLVGKIDEGDALSLEELPSAEEIREAIWDCESSKAPGCDGYNMNFIKRC, via the coding sequence ATGGTTAAAGAGGAATGGAGAGGATTGGGGGATATACAGTTCACAGATAAACTAAAGGCATTGACGACTCCGTTGGGAAGATGGCATAAGGCAAACTTTGGTGGGATGGACAACAAAATTACTAAGTTTGAGGAAGAAATCAAGAGAATTGATGACATGGTAAGCAATAGCGGGTATGATGAAACGTTGGAGGCTAGAAGAAAGGTGCTGGTCTCTTGTTGTGAGAGATGGTATGTAAGGAAGGAAGTCCATTGGAAACAGATATCTCGGTCTCGGCATGCGAAGGAGATGGACAAAAATACAAGATACTTTCACAATATAGCATCAGCAAGGAGACGGAATAATAGGATTGATATACTGGTAATAAACGGCAGACAGGTCAAGAATCAAGCGAGAATCAAGATAGCGATCAGAGAGTTCTACAAGGATTTATATCATCAAGAAGCTTCTCCTATGATGGGATTTAGAGATGGCTTGGTGGGTAAGATAGATGAGGGAGATGCTTTGTCTCTAGAGGAATTGCCGTCCGCTGAGGAGATCAGAGAGGCTATCTGGGACTGTGAGTCATCTAAAGCGCCAGGCTGTGATGGATACAACATGAATTTCATTAAGAGGTGTTAG